In Drosophila busckii strain San Diego stock center, stock number 13000-0081.31 chromosome 4, ASM1175060v1, whole genome shotgun sequence, the following proteins share a genomic window:
- the LOC108607382 gene encoding protein Gawky isoform X1, with protein MREALFSQDGWGCQHVNQDTNWEVPSSPEPANKDPSGPPMWKPNINNGTDLWESNLRNGGQPPAQQVPKPSWGHTPSSNLGGTWGEDDDGVDSTSVWTGQSGNSAASGPSVSANPAAVGAGVGGSSGPQWGQGVGVGVGIGATGNSSTAGTGALPVAQGCASGGNNLPAPGAVGGPGSNVVNANNGWGDPRELRPLGGTGPMDLRNVDPRDSMPMRGVGAPTGDPRDLRMIDPRDPIRGDPRGISGRLNGTSEMWGHHPQIGHNQIQNLNKMVGPAGVGASGTNVPNSNIGPGGINVGVGGVSTNMGSQWGGAQAVVGSSQKDMAKQISGWEEPSPPPQRRNIPNYDDGTSLWGQQTRVPGGGAHWKDMTDSMSRNHLMRSQNPTSGNIVGNSNVAVGGGNTNVVGPQTRLVTSIGPNGVAGGQLGKPDAGAIWVHPNSGNSGGNGGRNPGVVSSWGDDSHSVVNVTGNNWIDDKTNSSLAQISGNSNSWSDSPATAASASGASGGWGTKQPKLSTTNSVSGWSNASTVGGSGDGDISSDWSHGGIVGKVQQQQQQQQKLSGINVGVVNSDMIKQSKQYRILVENGFKKDDVERALLSANMNIEEAAELLRANANAMEGWRRHDDTLGSYTDHTNSSNSSGFPQRYPVANAPSMSFPPSNLMSSMSGSTVPGSNNPNIAALQVQKYLSQGGLHGVALGGPQSVNVNTANAASVAFCQNSSNATPTVNIAATNANNQPSGQHIRMLGQQIQLAIHSGFISSQILTQPLTQNTLNLLNQLLGLIKHLQAAQQSLSRSNANPMAVNVAIAKYKQQIQNVQNQINAQQSVYVKQQNLQQQNPQQQQPHHPSGHLNNSSNDYLRNHEAISTLQGNFSELNLNKPTGYQGAPNQQSRLNQWKLPVLEKDTMTADSTDFSRAPGATKQNLSSNSNNMSGPLGLQNDGTWSTGRNIGDGWPDPSSENESKDWSVTPTATAYTDLVQEFEPGKPWKGSQIKTIEDDPSITPGSVARSPLSINPTPKDADIFANTGKSSPTDLPALSLSSSTWSFNPNQNFPSWSDNTQQCATSELWTSPLNKSSSRGPPPGLSTNKSGSGLTVTTPSATVSGNSNGWLPNRAVPSTNTTWTGGNNSWGSNWLLLKNLNAQIDGPTLRTLCMQHGPLVSFHLYLIQGIALCKYASREEANKAQMALNNCVLGNTTMFAESPNENEVQSILQHLPPQGGPSSSNNSTITITSSGNTAGNNSCIVATTTVLTTGSGSSGSCNPSSGQNSVAASGTTSNQQTATAIGNTNAPAISVGGSNAVSGGASNSSSNSSCTSGNSGSIVGSSVNGSAATSNANNAAKNTSNVGGATNITSMTVISQPNVNVSSNVSTAVSNTNSAWRQTTQNPSTALQGQNRPQAGREAEYDYISQFVCSIVDD; from the exons ATGCGCGAGGCGCTTTTCTCCCAGGATGGCTGGGGATGTCAGCATGTAAATCAGGACACGAATTGGGAAGTACCCAGCTCTCCAGAACCAGCAAATAAAGATCCCTCAGGACCGCCAATGTGGAAACCGAATATTAATAACGGCACGGATTTATGGGAATCAAATTTGAGAAACGGAGGCCAGCCGCCTGCCCAGCAAGTACCAAAACCTTCTTGGGGTCATACTCCTTCTTCGAATTTAGGCGGAACTTGGGGAGAAGATGATGATGGTGTGGACAGCACCAGTGTTTGGACGGGTCAATCGGGAAATAGTGCAGCATCCGGTCCGTCAGTTAGTGCTAATCCCGCTGCTGTTGGAGCCGGCGTTGGCGGATCGTCTGGACCTCAATGGGGTCAGGGAGTTGGTGTCGGTGTTGGAATAGGAGCAACTGGTAATAGCAGCACAGCTGGAACAGGTGCACTGCCTGTAGCACAAGGAT gTGCAAGTGGTGGAAATAATTTGCCTGCGCCTGGAGCAGTAGGAGGACCTGGTAGCAATGTTGTTAACGCAAATAATGGCTGGGGTGATCCACGCGAGTTGCGACCTTTGGGTGGAACTGGCCCTATGGATCTTCGAAATGTGGATCCACGCGATTCTATGCCAATGCGTGGTGTAGGTGCCCCCACAGGCGATCCGCGTGATTTGCGGATGATTGATCCGCGGGATCCGATAAGAGGCGACCCCCGTGGTATATCGGGTCGTCTTAATGGCACGTCAGAAATGTGGGGTCATCATCCCCAAATTGGTCATAACCAGATACAAAATCTTAACAAAATGGTTGGTCCTGCTGGAGTTGGAGCATCTGGAACGAATGTGCCAAACTCAAACATAGGACCAGGTGGTATTAATGTCGGAGTTGGTGGGGTATCCACCAACATGGGTAGCCAATGGGGAGGGGCACAGGCGGTTGTTGGCAGCAGTCAAAAAGATATGGCCAAGCAGATAAGTGGTTGGGAAGAGCCATCACCGCCACCACAACGACGAAATATTCCCAATTATGACGACGGTACCTCACTTTGGGGTCAACAGACTCGTGTACCAGGCGGAGGCGCTCACTGGAAAGATATGACCGATTCAATGAGTCGTAACCATTTAATGCGGTCCCAAAATCCCACAAGCGGTAACATCGTAGGAAATAGCAACGTTGCAGTTGGTGGTGGAAACACAAACGTCGTTGGACCTCAGACTCGCCTAGTGACTTCAATCGGACCGAATGGAGTGGCCGGTGGTCAACTTGGCAAGCCTGATGCCGGGGCCATCTGGGTGCATCCAAACAGTGGAAATAGCGGAGGCAACGGTGGCAGAAATCCTGGCGTCGTTAGCTCATGGGGCGACGATAGTCACAGTGTTGTCAATGTGACTGGTAATAATTGGATTGATGATAAGACAAATTCGTCGCTTGCCCAAATAAGTGGAAATTCTAATTCGTGGAGTGACtcgccagcaacagctgcaagtgcaagtggCGCTAGTGGCGGTTGGGGTACAAAACAGCCAAAATTATCGACTACTAATTCTGTTTCTGGCTGGAGTAATGCAAGCACGGTGGGTGGCAGCGGAGACGGAGATATTTCGTCTGATTGGTCCCATGGAGGCATTGTAGGAaaggtgcagcagcagcagcaacaacaacagaaacttTCTGGTATCAATGTGGGCGTGGTGAATTCTGATAtgataaagcaaagcaaacaatatcGTATTCTGGTTGAGAATGGGTTCAAAAAAGACGACGTTGAGCGTGCATTACTCAGCGCTAATATGAATATCGAGGAGGCCGCCGAATTACTTCGGGCTAACGCAAACGCTATGGAAGGTTGGCGCCGCCATGATGACACACTTGGTTCCTACACTGACCACACGAATTCGTCAAACAGCTCTGGCTTCCCCCAACGTTATCCGGTTGCCAATGCACCCTCAATGTCATTCCCTCCG AGTAATCTTATGAGTAGTATGAGTGGTTCCACTGTACCCGGCAGCAATAATCCAAATATAGCCGCTTTACAAGTGCAGAAATATTTAAGTCAAGGAGGACTCCACGGAGTTGCGCTTGGCGGACCTCAGTctgtaaatgtaaatacagCAAATGCTGCATCAGTAGCATTTTGTCAGAATTCATCCAATGCAACACCAACGGTCAACATCGCTGCGACAAATGCCAATAATCAGCCATCAGGACAGCACATTCGAATGCTTGGCCAGCAGATCCAATTGGCAATACACAGTGGTTTTATATCCAGTCAGATATTAACTCAGCCGCTGACACAgaatacattaaatttattaaatcaacTACTGGGTTTAATAAAG CATCTTCAAGCTGCACAGCAATCACTTTCTCGCAGTAACGCTAATCCTATGGCAGTAAATGTAGCCATTGCTAAATACAAGCAGCAGATTCAAAATGTTCAAAACCAAATAAATGCACAACAGTCAGTTTATGTCAAACAACagaatttgcaacaacaaaaccctcaacagcaacaaccacatcACCCATCCggacatttaaataattctagCAATGATTATTTAAGAAATCATGAAGCAATATCTACACTTCAAGGAAATTTTTCTGAGCTTAATCTAAACAAG CCAACTGGTTATCAGGGAGCGCCTAACCAGCAATCTCGATTAAATCAATGGAAGCTTCCAGTATTAGAAAAAGACACCATGACTGCCGACAGTACGGACTTTTCACGTGCTCCCggggcaacaaaacaaaacttatcAAGCAACTCAAACAATATGAGCGGCCCGCTGGGCTTACAAAATGATGG AACATGGTCAACAGGGCGTAATATCGGAGATGGTTGGCCAGATCCATCATCAGAAAATGAGAGCAAAGACTGGTCAGTTACTCCGACAGCAACTGCATACACTGATTTGGTGCAAGAATTTGAGCCAGGAAAACCGTGGAAG GGTTCTCAGATAAAGACCATTGAAGATGATCCCAGCATAACTCCTGGAAGCGTTGCTAGATCTCCATTGTCCATTAACCCGACGCCAAAAGATGCTGATATTTTTGCCAACACCGGCAAGAGCTCTCCGACTGATTTGCCGGCACTAAGTTTATCGTCTTCAACGTGGAGCTTTAACCCAAACCAAAACTTTCCAAG TTGGTCAGACAACACTCAACAATGTGCCACTTCTGAGCTATGGACAAGCCCTTTGAATAAAAGCTCATCCCGAGGACCTCCTCCTGGATTAAGCACTAACAAATCTGGTAGTGGCTTGACAGTTACCACTCCTTCTGCAACAGTTAGCGGAAATTCGAATGGGTGGTTGCCTAATAGAGCTGTCCCTAGCACCAATACGACTTGGACTGGGGGTAATAATTCTTGGGGATCCAATTGGTTGCttcttaaaaatttaaatgcccaG ATTGATGGTCCTACTTTACGTACCTTGTGTATGCAACATGGTCCCCTTGTTAGTTTTCATCTGTATTTAATCCAAGGAATTGctttatgtaaatatgcatCTAGGGAGGAGGCTAACAAAGCACAAATGGCTCTCAACAATTGTGTTCTTGGGAATACGACTATGTTTGCTGAATCGCCAAACGAAAATGAGGTGCAGAGCATTCTGCAGCATTTACCACCGCAAGGTGGTCCGTCCTCGTCCAACAACTCGACAATTACTATAACATCGAGCGGAAACACTGCTGGCAACAATAGTTGCATTGTGGCCACAACAACTGTTTTAACAACTGGCTCTGGAAGCTCTGGCAGCTGCAATCCAAGCAGCGGACAAAACTCCGTTGCCGCCAGCGGAACAACGAGCAACCAGCAAACGGCAACTGCTATAGGCAATACGAATGCACCTGCCATTTCAGTTGGTGGGTCCAATGCAGTCAGCGGTGGAGCAtctaatagcagcagcaatagtagCTGTACCAGTGGTAATAGCGGCAGCATTGTTGGCTCTTCTGTGAATGGCAGCGCAGCAACTTCCAATGCTAATAACGCGGCTAAAAATACTTCAAATGTAGGAGGTGCAACTAACATAACATCAATGACCGTGATTTCTCAGCCCAATGTTAATGTATCTAGCAACGTTTCAACTGCAGTTAGTAATACTAATTCAGCGTGGCGCCAAACAACTCAAAACCCTTCAACAGCTCTACAGGGTCAAAATAGACCACAAGCCGGTAGGGAAGCTGAATATGATTATATATCTCAATTCGTTTGCTCCATTGTTGATGATTAG